A stretch of Ectothiorhodospiraceae bacterium BW-2 DNA encodes these proteins:
- a CDS encoding helicase — translation MESPWQYSTVHNSACKVIEEQTLWGQTVCRVWLPNQDAVVRVPRSALRPLSADLQPEIEAGRIAYVAAAAKVAEVLEGSTSATEGHVLLAPMESNVIPLPHQIHALSRAISGDRVRYLLADEVGLGKTIEAGLVMRELKLRGLVRRTLVVSPKGIATQWVAEMQTHFNEQFQLVLGDDIGTLQRLAPGADHRSSAWSMFDQVIVSLDSVKPMDKRRGWTAERVAEYNRSRFEDLMTAGWDLVIVDEAHRLGGSTDQVARYKLGKGLAEAAPYVLLLSATPHQGKTDAFHRLMNLLDDDAFPDMDSVSRDRVAPYVIRTEKRKAIDADGKPLFKPRRTQMAPVAWESRHQLQQLLYEAVTDYVREGYNQALREKKRHIGFLMILMQRLVVSSTRAIRTTLERRLAALKDGEQQASLRLAVLENGAEGSESPDDEMAELYDMDGQELLDELLKSHVSALQSEGSHVETLLDAAVRCEQAGPDAKAEALIEWIYELQAEENEPDLKVLIFTEFVPTQQMLKEFLEARGISVVTLNGSMDMEERKQAQDAFRKSHRVLVSTDAGGEGLNLQFAHVIINYDIPWNPMRLEQRIGRVDRIGQPKTVQAINFVFEDSVEFRVREVLEQKLSVIFEEFGIDKTGDVLDSAQAGELFEDVFASAILNPDGIETSVEHTVARIRDEIQQVRESSAIYGISEEPDVQTAERLRSHPLPHWVERMTVGYLNSHGGMASRKRSWWDLNWPDGQEHRKAVFNAREADRLTDATLLNLENSRVRGLALNLPQIAAGQPLPCVSVSGLPASISGLWGLFEIRLQAGMHQKTQRLRIPMVRRGYVSVFVSEEGKLFLPTARHIWDALQTAEAQVQTTLGQDESITAHESLQIAAEQAGQELFDALQQAHLASVAREEERGVVSFVSRRKAIERVGLPEVRQFRLSRCDADEAEWRHELQSARQIVPEIRPLLMLRIIKGGAQ, via the coding sequence ATGGAGTCACCATGGCAATACAGCACCGTTCATAACAGCGCCTGCAAGGTCATCGAAGAACAGACCTTGTGGGGGCAGACGGTGTGCCGTGTCTGGTTGCCGAACCAGGACGCGGTGGTGCGCGTGCCCCGCTCCGCCTTGCGGCCGCTGAGTGCCGACCTGCAGCCGGAGATCGAGGCCGGGCGCATTGCCTATGTGGCCGCCGCAGCCAAGGTGGCCGAGGTGCTCGAAGGTTCCACCAGCGCCACCGAGGGCCATGTATTGCTGGCTCCCATGGAGTCCAACGTCATTCCGCTGCCGCACCAGATCCACGCCTTGTCTCGGGCCATCTCCGGTGACCGCGTGCGCTACCTGCTGGCCGACGAGGTGGGTCTCGGCAAGACAATCGAGGCCGGGCTGGTCATGCGCGAACTCAAGCTGCGCGGACTGGTGCGGCGGACATTGGTCGTCTCGCCGAAGGGAATCGCTACCCAGTGGGTGGCGGAAATGCAGACCCACTTCAACGAGCAGTTCCAGCTCGTGCTGGGCGACGACATCGGCACATTGCAACGCCTGGCTCCAGGGGCGGATCACCGGAGCTCAGCCTGGTCGATGTTTGATCAGGTCATCGTCTCCCTGGATTCGGTCAAACCCATGGACAAGCGGCGCGGCTGGACCGCCGAGCGCGTCGCCGAATACAACCGCAGCCGGTTCGAGGATCTGATGACCGCCGGTTGGGATCTGGTGATCGTGGACGAAGCGCATCGGCTGGGCGGCAGTACCGACCAGGTCGCCCGCTACAAGCTCGGCAAGGGGCTAGCGGAAGCCGCGCCCTATGTGCTGCTCCTTTCGGCTACACCCCACCAGGGGAAGACCGATGCCTTCCATCGGCTGATGAACCTGCTGGATGACGATGCCTTTCCGGATATGGACAGCGTCTCCCGCGACCGGGTGGCTCCGTATGTCATCCGTACCGAGAAGCGCAAGGCCATTGATGCCGACGGCAAGCCGCTCTTCAAGCCCCGGCGGACGCAGATGGCCCCGGTGGCCTGGGAGAGCCGTCACCAACTGCAGCAGCTTCTCTACGAGGCGGTGACCGACTATGTGCGCGAGGGCTACAACCAGGCCCTGCGCGAGAAGAAGCGCCACATCGGCTTTCTGATGATCCTGATGCAGCGCCTGGTGGTTTCCAGCACCCGGGCGATCCGCACCACGCTGGAGCGTCGGCTTGCGGCACTCAAGGATGGTGAGCAACAAGCCAGCCTGCGCCTGGCGGTACTGGAAAACGGCGCGGAGGGATCGGAAAGCCCAGACGATGAAATGGCAGAGCTCTACGACATGGACGGCCAGGAGCTGCTCGATGAGCTGCTGAAATCACACGTGTCGGCTCTGCAGAGCGAAGGCAGTCATGTGGAGACCCTGCTCGATGCGGCGGTTCGCTGCGAACAGGCTGGACCGGACGCCAAGGCCGAGGCGTTGATCGAGTGGATCTACGAGCTGCAGGCCGAGGAAAACGAGCCGGACCTGAAGGTGTTGATCTTCACCGAGTTCGTACCCACCCAACAGATGCTGAAGGAGTTTCTGGAAGCCCGGGGCATCTCGGTCGTCACCCTGAACGGCTCCATGGATATGGAGGAACGCAAGCAGGCCCAGGATGCCTTCCGCAAATCGCACCGCGTGCTGGTTTCCACCGACGCGGGCGGTGAAGGTCTGAACCTGCAGTTCGCCCATGTCATCATCAACTACGACATCCCCTGGAACCCGATGCGACTGGAACAGCGCATCGGTCGTGTGGACCGTATCGGTCAGCCCAAAACCGTACAGGCGATCAATTTCGTTTTTGAAGATTCGGTCGAGTTCCGCGTGCGCGAAGTGCTGGAGCAGAAACTCTCGGTGATCTTCGAAGAGTTCGGCATCGACAAGACCGGTGACGTGCTCGACTCCGCCCAGGCCGGTGAGTTGTTCGAGGATGTGTTCGCCTCGGCCATCCTTAATCCTGACGGTATCGAGACCTCCGTCGAGCACACGGTAGCCAGGATTCGGGATGAGATTCAGCAGGTGCGCGAGTCCTCCGCCATCTATGGCATCTCCGAAGAGCCGGATGTGCAAACCGCTGAGCGTCTGCGCTCGCATCCACTGCCCCACTGGGTGGAACGGATGACGGTCGGTTACCTCAATTCCCATGGCGGTATGGCCAGTCGCAAGCGCTCTTGGTGGGATCTGAATTGGCCGGACGGTCAGGAACACCGCAAAGCCGTATTCAATGCCCGGGAAGCGGACCGTCTGACCGACGCGACCCTGCTCAATCTTGAAAACAGCCGTGTCCGTGGGCTGGCCCTGAACCTGCCGCAGATCGCGGCTGGCCAGCCATTGCCTTGCGTAAGCGTGAGCGGTCTGCCAGCCAGCATCTCCGGTCTCTGGGGACTCTTTGAGATCCGCCTTCAGGCCGGAATGCACCAGAAGACACAGCGCCTCCGCATCCCCATGGTGCGGCGTGGCTATGTCAGTGTGTTCGTGAGCGAGGAAGGCAAACTGTTTCTGCCCACGGCCCGGCATATCTGGGATGCGCTGCAGACAGCGGAAGCCCAGGTGCAGACCACCCTCGGCCAGGATGAATCCATTACCGCCCATGAGAGCTTGCAGATTGCTGCCGAACAGGCCGGACAGGAGCTGTTCGACGCCCTGCAGCAGGCGCACCTCGCCTCTGTGGCTCGTGAGGAGGAACGTGGAGTCGTCTCTTTTGTCTCGCGCCGCAAGGCCATCGAACGGGTTGGACTGCCGGAGGTACGGCAATTCAGACTGTCCCGTTGCGATGCGGACGAAGCCGAGTGGCGGCATGAACTGCAATCGGCAAGGCAGATCGTGCCGGAAATCAGGCCGCTGCTGATGCTGCGGATCATCAAGGGAGGCGCTCAATGA
- the cyaY gene encoding iron donor protein CyaY has protein sequence MTESEFNQQIDATLLQIEEALDECEIDIDYENSSGILTLTFDNGSQIIINRQLPTRQLWLAARSGGYHFDFEAELQQWLCDSGAEPLRLLLNRCASEQAGEAVELSW, from the coding sequence ATGACAGAGAGTGAATTTAATCAGCAGATCGATGCGACGCTGCTGCAGATAGAAGAGGCGTTAGATGAGTGTGAGATCGATATCGACTATGAGAATAGTAGCGGGATATTAACCCTCACTTTTGATAACGGCTCGCAGATCATTATTAACCGACAGCTACCGACCCGGCAGTTGTGGCTTGCGGCTCGCTCGGGCGGCTACCACTTCGATTTTGAGGCTGAGCTACAGCAGTGGCTCTGTGATAGTGGTGCCGAGCCGCTACGGCTGCTGCTAAATCGCTGCGCCTCTGAACAGGCGGGTGAAGCGGTGGAGTTATCGTGGTGA
- a CDS encoding type I secretion protein TolC, giving the protein MKSSLKRWRQRGLLLAVGLLTNSLTLSADTLAEVIAQVLSEHPDILTSRANLSASLEGEQAAKSGYFPTLSLSLGAGHERSDSPATRLSGDKVDLTRQEASLMLRQPLYDGGRMFAAVDREQAFVLSRRYQLHESELMVVMQAIEAYLLVLRHQTELELVKENLVVHQKIHGQIRARVEGGAGTEADLKQTEARLALSRTRLLMTESALADAKFRYRKVVGTLPNTLEPLPMIDSELLQQPLAQLLEQRLPHHPSLQRAASEVIVAQMDVALGDAPLLPQLNLELSATRHNNIDGTEGVNGDQLAMVRLNYALATGGGDFARKRRAKALLQGSREQLEKQRRDLEERLSITHNLWQSSRAQLTFLQSHVDSSREVRRAYQQQFAVGRRSLLDLLDAENELFTARQALIRGDFQLQQSRFRLLGLLQQLDELLPPALSE; this is encoded by the coding sequence ATGAAATCTAGTCTAAAACGGTGGCGACAGAGGGGGCTACTGCTTGCAGTAGGCTTGCTGACGAACTCTCTGACGCTTAGTGCCGACACACTCGCTGAGGTTATCGCTCAGGTTTTGAGCGAGCACCCCGATATTTTGACCAGCCGCGCCAACTTAAGCGCCTCGCTAGAGGGGGAGCAGGCGGCTAAAAGTGGCTACTTTCCGACCCTAAGCCTCTCGCTAGGTGCCGGACATGAGCGTAGTGACAGCCCCGCGACCCGTCTGAGTGGCGATAAGGTCGATTTAACCCGCCAAGAGGCATCACTGATGCTGCGCCAACCGCTCTATGATGGCGGACGGATGTTTGCCGCCGTCGATCGAGAGCAGGCGTTTGTCCTATCGCGCCGTTATCAGCTACACGAGAGCGAGTTAATGGTAGTGATGCAGGCGATTGAGGCCTATCTTCTAGTCCTAAGACACCAGACCGAACTGGAGCTGGTGAAGGAGAATCTAGTCGTCCACCAGAAGATTCATGGCCAGATTCGAGCCCGAGTCGAGGGGGGGGCCGGTACCGAAGCCGATCTAAAGCAGACCGAAGCACGGCTAGCGCTGTCGCGCACTCGGCTACTGATGACAGAGAGTGCGCTAGCGGATGCCAAATTTCGTTATCGCAAGGTAGTCGGGACGCTGCCGAATACTCTGGAGCCGCTACCGATGATCGACAGTGAGCTGCTGCAACAGCCGCTAGCGCAGCTACTAGAACAGCGACTGCCTCACCACCCCTCGTTGCAACGAGCCGCGAGTGAGGTAATTGTCGCGCAAATGGATGTTGCCTTAGGCGATGCACCGCTGCTGCCGCAGCTCAATTTAGAGCTGAGTGCGACGCGGCACAATAATATCGACGGTACCGAAGGGGTGAATGGCGATCAGCTAGCGATGGTACGGCTCAACTACGCGCTAGCGACCGGTGGGGGTGATTTTGCCCGTAAGCGCCGAGCTAAAGCGCTGCTACAGGGGAGCCGAGAGCAGCTAGAGAAACAGCGGCGCGATCTAGAAGAGCGCCTATCGATCACCCATAATCTATGGCAGAGCAGTCGGGCGCAGTTAACTTTTTTACAGAGCCATGTCGATAGTAGTCGTGAAGTGCGCCGCGCCTATCAGCAGCAGTTCGCTGTCGGGCGGCGCAGCCTGCTCGATCTACTGGATGCCGAAAATGAGCTCTTTACCGCTCGACAGGCGCTGATTCGGGGTGACTTTCAGCTCCAGCAGAGCCGTTTTCGGCTGCTAGGGCTGCTGCAGCAGCTCGATGAGCTACTGCCGCCGGCGTTGTCTGAATAG
- a CDS encoding type I secretion system permease/ATPase produces MVEPEQTLPFDPLLELLVFASHRFHRPFSRAALTAGLPLSQGRLTPETFRRAAHYAGIETHSLIGGKELLTQIELPAVVFIEQQRPSLLTAIVGSEVELYDPEAAALRQLPLSELEQLFAGQLITLKPERTLLVSAEERRQSEGHWFWGTLWQARSLYRDVLLASLFINLFALAIPLFIMNVYDRVVPNNALETLWVLAIGAALVVGFDFLLRTLRGYFIDLAGKEADRVLASRLFAQMMGLQLAVAPRSAGGFASNLREFEAIREFLTSATLALVIDLPFVLLFIGVIYWLGGELALLPLLVVPLLLLLAWSVQRPLRRAIGVLFEQGARKQATVVESLNGLESLKAIRAEGVIQGRWESLVEQVAASHLKVRLYSAVVLNSFQLLQQLTTIGVVIWGVYLIQAGSLTMGSLFACVILTGRAVQPLGQLAHLMNRYHHAANAIRALNQLMALPLERGAERLVIHRTAVEGRLVLREVSFIYPQQQQPVLEQLSLTIQPGERIAILGAVGSGKSTLCKLLVGLYAPTRGQIMLDGVDLQQWHPAELRHYIGYVGQEARLFAGTLRENIVLGSPYVSDEQLLQAAEQAGVAQFVPRLPGGYDYPVGEQGAGLSGGQRQMVALARALLLRPTLLLLDEPTAQLDGASELFMRQQLEADRSRGLLLITHRSAMLSLVERLIVLDQGRLVADGPKGAVLQQLQTKGSSGGPL; encoded by the coding sequence GTGGTCGAACCCGAACAGACTCTACCCTTTGATCCGCTGCTGGAGCTGCTAGTCTTTGCTAGCCATCGCTTCCATCGCCCCTTCTCTCGCGCCGCACTGACGGCAGGGCTACCGCTGTCACAGGGACGATTAACCCCCGAAACCTTTAGGCGGGCAGCCCACTACGCTGGCATTGAGACCCACTCTCTGATCGGCGGTAAGGAGCTGTTAACTCAAATTGAACTACCGGCAGTGGTCTTTATCGAACAGCAGCGCCCCTCTCTATTAACCGCTATCGTGGGCAGCGAGGTGGAGCTCTACGATCCCGAGGCCGCTGCACTCAGACAGCTACCCCTCTCTGAACTGGAGCAGCTCTTCGCCGGTCAGCTAATCACCCTAAAACCGGAAAGAACCCTACTGGTCAGCGCCGAGGAGCGGCGGCAGAGCGAGGGCCACTGGTTTTGGGGCACGCTCTGGCAGGCCCGTTCGCTCTATCGTGATGTTCTGCTCGCCTCGCTCTTTATCAATCTGTTTGCGCTAGCGATTCCGCTATTCATTATGAATGTCTATGACCGAGTGGTGCCGAATAACGCGCTAGAGACGCTATGGGTATTGGCCATCGGTGCGGCGCTGGTGGTCGGCTTTGACTTTCTGTTACGGACTCTGCGCGGCTACTTTATCGATCTGGCCGGCAAGGAGGCCGATCGGGTGCTCGCAAGTCGTCTCTTTGCCCAAATGATGGGCCTACAACTCGCGGTCGCTCCCCGTTCGGCGGGAGGCTTTGCGAGCAATTTGCGCGAATTTGAGGCGATTCGGGAGTTTTTAACCTCGGCGACGCTGGCGCTGGTGATCGATCTGCCCTTTGTGCTGCTCTTTATCGGGGTGATCTACTGGCTGGGGGGGGAGCTAGCCCTGCTACCGCTGCTGGTGGTGCCGCTGCTGCTGCTGCTAGCGTGGTCGGTACAGCGACCGTTGCGCCGTGCCATCGGAGTGCTCTTCGAGCAGGGGGCACGAAAGCAGGCAACGGTAGTCGAGTCGCTCAATGGTCTGGAGAGTCTGAAGGCGATTCGGGCCGAAGGGGTGATTCAGGGGCGGTGGGAGTCGCTGGTCGAGCAGGTGGCCGCTAGCCATCTAAAAGTACGACTCTACTCGGCGGTAGTGTTAAATAGCTTTCAGTTACTACAGCAGCTAACCACGATTGGGGTGGTGATTTGGGGGGTCTATCTAATTCAGGCCGGTAGTTTGACCATGGGGAGTCTGTTTGCTTGCGTTATTTTAACCGGTCGAGCGGTGCAGCCGCTCGGTCAGCTAGCCCACCTAATGAACCGCTACCACCATGCGGCCAATGCGATTCGGGCACTCAATCAGCTCATGGCGCTACCGCTAGAGCGCGGGGCAGAGCGCCTAGTGATACACCGAACGGCGGTCGAGGGGCGGTTAGTGCTAAGAGAGGTCAGCTTTATCTACCCACAGCAGCAGCAGCCGGTACTTGAGCAGCTCTCGTTGACGATTCAGCCCGGTGAGCGGATAGCGATCTTAGGCGCGGTCGGCTCGGGTAAAAGTACCCTCTGTAAGCTGCTAGTCGGTCTCTATGCGCCGACACGGGGGCAGATTATGCTCGATGGGGTTGATCTACAGCAGTGGCATCCGGCCGAACTGCGCCACTATATCGGCTATGTGGGCCAAGAGGCCCGCCTCTTTGCCGGCACACTACGGGAGAATATTGTCCTAGGCTCCCCCTATGTGAGCGATGAGCAGCTACTACAGGCGGCCGAGCAGGCGGGGGTGGCGCAGTTTGTGCCGCGGCTGCCTGGCGGCTACGACTATCCGGTAGGGGAGCAGGGTGCCGGGTTGTCGGGGGGGCAGCGGCAGATGGTGGCGTTAGCGCGGGCGCTACTCTTAAGACCGACGCTGCTGCTGCTCGATGAGCCGACCGCTCAGCTTGATGGCGCAAGTGAGCTATTTATGCGCCAGCAGTTAGAGGCCGATCGTAGTCGCGGACTGCTGCTTATTACCCACCGCTCGGCGATGCTATCTCTGGTCGAGCGGCTGATAGTGCTCGATCAGGGACGGTTGGTTGCCGATGGCCCTAAAGGGGCGGTGCTACAGCAGCTACAGACAAAAGGGAGCTCGGGTGGCCCCCTTTAA
- the pglZ gene encoding BREX-3 system phosphatase PglZ produces MSSWRDAILNDFVPNVSKLTLVADPDCLLTEEKLALELRGRGFDLIEFSDPVEFRYAYESKYRSIWDRGEHTDLVVVLRLQDAELESLPYDLLQAGRKLSFNLGDLFPTLSYPVIEKLDRSLLDALFEAQRKSPPDRMGDNATKDFILRHVFGIAAELIASEVELLRALLRLHYGKLQIPLMLAERLIQVLKGHDGFKAWPLSEIVPDDEAFFAFLQERWPLFLSRLGSANQVREDSSEYGLKYPGPDHLPFDHQDIKVYIDNLFLEGKLTPVEVTDVEVDARSWVRSGIATSGLDDDELRISRLFGLVEKELPTAEARYSDWTTFALKWAEVSSLVHCGNSSEHQTRLREIGDALNTTFAGWLADHYASLINLPPTHPAMLHHVPRRLARDIEDSRNSRAALIVVDGLALDQWVTIRQLLQKQDANLVMRESATFAWIPTLTSVSRQSIFSGKPPLYFPSSINSTNSEEKLWKQFWEGHGLSRLDVAYQRGLGDGNASSVLDSVIHPGKTKVVGLVVDKVDKIMHGMQLGSAGMHNQIKQWCHAGFLSALVGQLLNYGYEVWLTADHGNIQCEGKGRPSEGVIAETRGERVRVYPTPELRAQVAGAFPFAHEWQPVGLPADYFPLVAGGRDAFVNPGDAIVGHGGVAIEEVIVPLVKFERRTR; encoded by the coding sequence ATGAGTAGTTGGCGAGACGCCATCCTGAACGACTTTGTACCCAACGTCAGCAAACTGACCCTGGTCGCAGACCCGGATTGCCTGCTTACCGAGGAAAAGCTGGCCTTGGAACTTCGCGGGCGCGGCTTCGACCTGATCGAGTTCAGTGACCCAGTCGAATTCAGATACGCCTATGAGTCTAAGTACCGTTCGATCTGGGACCGGGGTGAACACACCGATCTGGTGGTGGTCCTTCGCTTGCAGGATGCGGAGCTGGAATCGTTGCCTTACGACCTGCTCCAGGCGGGCCGCAAACTTTCGTTCAATCTGGGGGATCTGTTCCCAACGCTCAGCTATCCGGTCATCGAGAAGCTCGACCGAAGCCTGCTGGACGCACTTTTTGAGGCTCAACGCAAGTCGCCGCCGGATCGCATGGGCGATAACGCCACCAAGGATTTCATCCTTCGCCATGTGTTCGGCATCGCCGCTGAGCTGATTGCCAGCGAGGTGGAACTGCTTCGCGCCTTGCTGCGCCTGCACTATGGGAAGCTACAGATTCCACTGATGCTGGCCGAGCGGCTTATCCAGGTTCTCAAGGGGCATGATGGCTTCAAGGCCTGGCCGCTCTCTGAAATTGTTCCGGACGATGAAGCCTTCTTCGCCTTTTTGCAGGAACGCTGGCCGCTCTTTCTTTCCAGGCTTGGCAGCGCCAATCAGGTACGGGAGGATTCGTCGGAATACGGCCTCAAGTATCCCGGCCCCGACCATTTGCCGTTCGACCACCAGGACATCAAGGTTTATATCGACAACCTGTTCCTGGAGGGGAAACTCACACCCGTCGAGGTCACAGATGTTGAAGTGGATGCCAGATCTTGGGTTCGAAGCGGTATCGCCACATCCGGCTTGGATGATGACGAGCTGCGGATCTCCCGCCTCTTTGGCCTTGTCGAGAAGGAGCTGCCCACTGCGGAAGCGCGTTACTCGGACTGGACCACCTTTGCATTGAAATGGGCCGAAGTGTCTTCCCTGGTTCATTGCGGCAACAGCTCCGAGCATCAGACCCGGCTCAGGGAAATCGGCGATGCATTAAACACGACCTTTGCCGGTTGGCTGGCCGACCACTATGCCAGCTTAATCAACCTGCCGCCGACCCATCCGGCTATGCTCCACCACGTGCCGCGCCGCCTGGCCAGGGATATCGAGGATTCCCGCAATAGCCGTGCCGCGCTGATCGTGGTTGATGGTCTGGCCCTGGATCAGTGGGTGACCATCCGCCAGCTTCTGCAAAAGCAGGATGCCAATCTGGTCATGCGCGAATCCGCGACCTTCGCCTGGATTCCGACGCTTACCTCAGTATCGAGACAATCGATCTTCTCGGGCAAGCCGCCGCTCTATTTCCCGTCATCCATCAACTCGACCAATAGCGAAGAAAAACTTTGGAAGCAATTTTGGGAGGGGCATGGCCTGTCCCGCTTGGATGTCGCCTACCAGCGCGGCCTAGGCGACGGCAATGCATCCAGCGTTCTCGACTCCGTAATTCATCCCGGCAAGACAAAGGTGGTGGGGCTGGTCGTGGACAAGGTCGACAAGATCATGCACGGCATGCAACTTGGCTCGGCCGGAATGCACAACCAGATCAAGCAGTGGTGCCATGCCGGATTTCTTTCCGCGCTGGTCGGCCAACTGCTGAATTACGGCTATGAGGTCTGGTTGACGGCCGATCACGGCAACATTCAATGCGAGGGCAAAGGCCGTCCATCTGAGGGTGTAATTGCCGAAACTCGCGGCGAGCGGGTTCGTGTCTATCCCACGCCGGAACTCCGCGCTCAGGTGGCTGGGGCCTTCCCGTTTGCCCACGAGTGGCAGCCGGTCGGATTGCCAGCAGATTATTTTCCCCTGGTGGCGGGTGGCCGCGACGCATTCGTGAACCCGGGAGATGCCATCGTAGGTCACGGCGGTGTAGCCATCGAAGAAGTCATCGTGCCCCTTGTGAAGTTTGAAAGGAGAACACGGTGA
- a CDS encoding carboxylesterase, protein MSGGALLPAIVVEPAVTATATIIWLHGLGADGHDFEPIVPQLGLEDLAVRFIFPHAPARPVTVNGGMVMPAWYDIYDFDLTAQQDREGIVASAEALTAWIETQIEQGIAPERIILAGFSQGGAVVLHTALHYGRRLGGVVALSTYLPLQQQFTAAAMASDPLPLLMAHGEYDPVIPAQVGRDSYQLLSERGYAIDWYSYPMAHSVSTEELQDMAAWLRQRLTG, encoded by the coding sequence GTGAGCGGGGGGGCGCTACTTCCTGCAATCGTGGTTGAGCCAGCGGTGACGGCCACGGCAACTATCATTTGGCTCCACGGTTTGGGGGCCGATGGCCACGATTTTGAACCGATCGTGCCGCAGTTGGGGCTGGAAGATCTCGCGGTACGGTTTATCTTTCCTCACGCGCCAGCGCGGCCGGTCACTGTCAATGGCGGGATGGTGATGCCGGCATGGTACGATATCTACGATTTTGATCTGACCGCGCAGCAGGATAGGGAGGGGATTGTCGCCTCCGCAGAGGCGCTAACGGCTTGGATTGAAACCCAAATTGAGCAGGGGATTGCGCCTGAGCGGATTATCCTAGCCGGTTTTTCGCAGGGGGGGGCGGTGGTGCTCCATACGGCGCTCCATTACGGCAGGCGCTTGGGTGGAGTGGTGGCGCTATCGACCTATCTGCCGCTGCAGCAGCAGTTTACCGCTGCGGCGATGGCGAGTGATCCGCTGCCTCTCTTGATGGCTCACGGTGAGTACGATCCGGTGATTCCGGCTCAGGTGGGGCGCGACAGCTATCAGCTCTTGAGTGAGCGAGGGTATGCTATTGACTGGTATAGCTATCCGATGGCCCATAGTGTCTCAACTGAAGAGCTACAAGATATGGCAGCTTGGTTGCGGCAGCGGCTCACTGGGTGA
- a CDS encoding HlyD family type I secretion periplasmic adaptor subunit, with protein MALKGRCYSSYRQKGARVAPFNIDDRAVVRGRWLLWSMALLLLLLALWAHYAMLDEMTRAAGRVIPSKEVQIIQSAESGIVEEILVTEGEQVEPGQILMRINDMRFSASYQESRVELVALLGRTARLRAESRAESVLQLPQGVSEERPDIAAWEMQLFTARLQEQQASLSILQRQRQQRLEELDELKIKQQQTRTSYQLANRELTITAPLVKQGVMSEIELLRLQREVNDLKGSLEAMGVAEKRVSAALSESDARIEEQQRRYQRTVLGELAESSARLEQLQETMPVLQQRLQQTALRSPVQGVVKQIHINTVGGVVEAAQPLIEVVPQEDGLLIEAAVMPADIAFLYPGQQAIVRFTAYDFSIYGGLSAQVEHISADSLVDAEGVAYYRVLLRTATDYIRHRHESLPIIPGMVVEVDILTGKKSLLNYLLKPLHRMEQRALSER; from the coding sequence ATGGCCCTAAAGGGGCGGTGCTACAGCAGCTACAGACAAAAGGGAGCTCGGGTGGCCCCCTTTAATATTGATGATCGAGCGGTCGTTCGTGGGCGCTGGCTGCTCTGGAGTATGGCGCTACTGCTGCTGCTGCTAGCGCTCTGGGCGCACTACGCTATGCTCGATGAGATGACTCGCGCAGCGGGTCGAGTGATCCCCTCCAAAGAGGTGCAGATTATCCAAAGTGCCGAAAGTGGCATAGTCGAGGAGATTTTGGTCACCGAAGGGGAGCAGGTGGAGCCCGGGCAGATATTAATGCGTATTAACGACATGCGCTTTAGTGCTAGCTATCAGGAGAGTCGAGTTGAGTTGGTAGCGCTTTTGGGGCGAACTGCCCGATTAAGAGCCGAGAGTCGTGCAGAGTCGGTGCTACAGCTACCGCAGGGGGTCAGTGAGGAGCGGCCCGATATTGCCGCGTGGGAGATGCAGCTCTTTACCGCTCGGCTACAGGAGCAGCAGGCGTCGCTCTCGATTTTGCAGCGTCAGCGACAGCAGCGGTTGGAGGAGCTCGATGAGTTAAAAATTAAGCAGCAGCAGACTCGAACTAGCTACCAGCTCGCTAACCGAGAGCTCACTATTACCGCCCCGCTAGTCAAGCAGGGGGTGATGTCGGAGATAGAGCTACTGAGGCTACAGCGAGAGGTTAACGATCTCAAAGGGAGTCTGGAGGCGATGGGAGTGGCCGAAAAACGGGTGAGTGCGGCGCTGAGCGAGAGCGATGCACGAATTGAGGAGCAGCAGCGGCGCTACCAGCGCACGGTGCTAGGCGAACTGGCCGAGAGCTCTGCAAGGTTAGAGCAGCTGCAAGAGACGATGCCGGTACTACAGCAGCGGCTGCAACAGACGGCGCTACGCTCGCCGGTGCAGGGGGTCGTGAAGCAGATCCATATCAATACGGTTGGGGGGGTGGTGGAGGCGGCCCAGCCGCTGATTGAGGTGGTTCCCCAAGAGGATGGGCTGTTAATTGAAGCGGCAGTGATGCCTGCCGATATCGCCTTTCTCTATCCGGGGCAGCAGGCGATAGTCCGCTTTACCGCCTACGACTTTTCGATTTATGGCGGCCTGTCGGCGCAAGTTGAACACATTAGCGCCGATAGTCTAGTCGATGCCGAGGGGGTGGCCTACTATCGGGTGCTGTTACGCACCGCAACCGACTATATCCGCCATCGTCACGAATCGCTGCCGATTATTCCGGGGATGGTGGTGGAGGTCGATATCTTGACCGGCAAGAAGAGTCTGCTCAACTATCTACTTAAACCGCTACACCGCATGGAGCAGCGAGCGTTGAGTGAGCGCTAA